In one Silene latifolia isolate original U9 population chromosome 10, ASM4854445v1, whole genome shotgun sequence genomic region, the following are encoded:
- the LOC141605457 gene encoding potassium transporter 11-like isoform X1 produces MTTIDEETSDRGSMWDLDQKLDQPMDEEAGKLRNGFREKKYSALLLLRLAFQSLGVVYGDLGTSPLYVFYNTFPRGVQDREDVIGALSLIIYSLTLIPLLKYVFIVCRANDNGQGGTFALYSLLCRHANINTIPNRHRTDEDLTTYSRSRVHESSFAAKTQQWLEKYSSRKNALLLLVLVGTCMVIGDGILTPAISVLSAAGGIKVDHPNLSNDVVVVVAVVILVGLFSLQHYGTDKVGWLFAPIVLLWFLLIGGIGIYNICKHDSSVLQAFSPVYVYRYLRKGGKDHWTSLGGIMLSITGTEALFADLGHYPVLAVQIAFTVVVFPCLLLAYSGQAAYLVNHQGHVADAFYRSIPDTIYWPVFVVATLAAIVASQATISATFSIIKQADVLGCFPRVKVVHTSKNFLGQIYIPDINWILMVLCIAVTAGFRNQSQIGNAYGTAVVIVMLATTFLMVLITLLVWKWHWILVLIFTSLSLVVELTYFSAVLFKVDQGGWVPLAIAAVFLIVMVVWHYGTVKRYEFEMHSKVSMAWILGLGPSLGLVRVPGIGLVYTELASGVPSIFSHFITNLPAIHSVVIFVCVKYLPVYTVPEDERFLVKRIGPKDFHMFRCVARYGYKDLHKKDDDFEKKLFHNLFMFVRLESMMEGCTDSEEYSLGQQTAQSRDMLLESRNAYSVSSTLDSVDSIVPANTPLGQASLLYRHSGQTSGQAEIDELEFLNTCKEAGVVHILGNTVVRARTGSKLYKKLAVDYVYAFLRKICREHSVIFNVPHESLLNVGQVFYV; encoded by the exons ATGACTACTATTGATGAGGAAACCAGTGATAGAGGTAGTATGTGGGATTTGGATCAGAAGCTTGATCAACCAATGGATGAGGAGGCTGGAAAGCTTAGGAATGGTTTCAGAGAAAAG AAATATTCAGCATTATTGCTACTACGGCTGGCATTCCAAAGTCTAGGAGTGGTGTATGGAGATTTAGGCACATCTCCTTTATATGTTTTTTACAATACATTTCCCCGTGGAGTACAAGATCGAGAAGATGTCATAGGAGCACTTTCACTGATAATATACTCATTGACTTTGATCCCGCTGTTGAAGTATGTGTTCATTGTCTGCAGAGCAAATGATAACGGTCAAG GGGGGACATTTGCTCTTTATTCATTGCTATGTAGACATGCAAATATAAATACTATCCCAAATCGGCATAGAACAGACGAGGATTTGACAACATATAGCCGTTCTAGAGTTCATGAAAGTTCATTTGCTGCAAAAACCCAGCAGTGGTTAGAGAAATACTCGTCCAGGAAGAATGCGCTTCTTCTACTTGTTCTGGTTGGCACTTGCATGGTCATTGGAGATGGAATACTCACTCCTGCAATATCAG TTCTGTCAGCTGCAGGTGGAATCAAGGTAGACCACCCCAATCTGAGCAATG ATGTGGTAGTTGTTGTAGCTGTGGTGATACTGGTTGGTCTGTTTAGCCTGCAACATTATGGTACTGATAAAGTGGGCTGGCTATTTGCACCAATTGTATTGCTTTGGTTTCTATTGATTGGAGGCATTGGCATCTACAACATATGCAAACATGACAGTAGCGTTCTCCAGGCATTTTCACCTGTCTATGTTTATCGTTATCTGAGGAAGGGTGGCAAAGATCATTGGACATCATTAGGGGGCATCATGCTCAGTATAACTG GGACGGAAGCGCTGTTTGCGGATTTGGGTCATTATCCTGTACTGGCTGTACAAATCGCGTTTACTGTAGTCGTATTTCCGTGCCTTCTTTTGGCATATTCTGGGCAAGCGGCTTACCTTGTCAACCATCAAGGCCATGTAGCTGATGCATTCTACCGCTCGATACCAG ATACCATCTACTGGCCTGTATTCGTCGTAGCCACTCTGGCGGCAATTGTGGCTAGTCAAGCTACCATATCGGCGACATTTTCAATTATAAAACAAGCGGATGTTCTCGGCTGCTTTCCAAGAGTGAAAGTAGTACACACTTCAAAGAATTTTCTGGGGCAGATCTACATTCCTGATATTAACTGGATTCTTATGGTTCTATGCATTGCTGTAACTGCTGGATTCAGAAACCAAAGTCAAATTGGAAATGCTTATG GCACAGCTGTAGTGATAGTCATGTTGGCAACCACGTTCCTTATGGTTCTAATCACTTTGTTGGTATGGAAGTGGCACTGGATCCTTGTTCTCATCTTCACTTCCTTGTCCTTGGTGGTGGAATTGACCTACTTCTCGGCCGTTCTCTTCAAAGTTGACCAAGGTGGGTGGGTCCCTCTAGCCATTGCCGCCGTTTTTCTCATCGTCATGGTTGTATGGCATTATGGCACCGTAAAACGCTACGAGTTTGAAATGCATAGCAAGGTATCAATGGCGTGGATTCTTGGGCTCGGCCCGAGTTTAGGGCTCGTTAGGGTTCCCGGGATCGGACTAGTCTATACAGAGCTAGCCAGCGGCGTGCCGAGCATTTTCTCACATTTCATCACGAACCTGCCTGCTATTCATTCTGTGGTCATTTTCGTATGTGTTAAATACCTCCCCGTGTACACCGTCCCCGAGGATGAGAGATTCCTCGTAAAGCGTATTGGGCCTAAGGACTTCCATATGTTTCGGTGTGTGGCGAGGTACGGCTACAAGGATCTCCATAAGAAAGATGACGACTTTGAGAAAAAACTATTTCACAATCTTTTCATGTTTGTGAGACTAGAATCCATGATGGAAGGATGTACAGACTCCGAGGAATACAGTCTAGGTCAGCAAACAGCACAGTCAAGAGACATGCTTCTGGAAAGCAGAAACGCATATTCTGTCAGCTCGACACTTGATTCAGTAGATTCTATCGTGCCTGCGAATACTCCGTTGGGGCAAGCAAGCTTATTGTACAGGCACTCGGGGCAAACAAGCGGGCAGGCGGAGATTGATGAGCTGGAGTTTCTAAATACTTGTAAGGAAGCTGGGGTGGTGCACATACTGGGGAACACAGTAGTGAGAGCAAGAACAGGTTCAAAGTTGTACAAGAAGCTTGCTGTAGATTATGTATATGCGTTCCTTAGGAAGATTTGTAGGGAACATAGTGTCATCTTTAATGTTCCTCATGAGA
- the LOC141605457 gene encoding potassium transporter 11-like isoform X2 produces the protein MVIGDGILTPAISVLSAAGGIKVDHPNLSNDVVVVVAVVILVGLFSLQHYGTDKVGWLFAPIVLLWFLLIGGIGIYNICKHDSSVLQAFSPVYVYRYLRKGGKDHWTSLGGIMLSITGTEALFADLGHYPVLAVQIAFTVVVFPCLLLAYSGQAAYLVNHQGHVADAFYRSIPDTIYWPVFVVATLAAIVASQATISATFSIIKQADVLGCFPRVKVVHTSKNFLGQIYIPDINWILMVLCIAVTAGFRNQSQIGNAYGTAVVIVMLATTFLMVLITLLVWKWHWILVLIFTSLSLVVELTYFSAVLFKVDQGGWVPLAIAAVFLIVMVVWHYGTVKRYEFEMHSKVSMAWILGLGPSLGLVRVPGIGLVYTELASGVPSIFSHFITNLPAIHSVVIFVCVKYLPVYTVPEDERFLVKRIGPKDFHMFRCVARYGYKDLHKKDDDFEKKLFHNLFMFVRLESMMEGCTDSEEYSLGQQTAQSRDMLLESRNAYSVSSTLDSVDSIVPANTPLGQASLLYRHSGQTSGQAEIDELEFLNTCKEAGVVHILGNTVVRARTGSKLYKKLAVDYVYAFLRKICREHSVIFNVPHESLLNVGQVFYV, from the exons ATGGTCATTGGAGATGGAATACTCACTCCTGCAATATCAG TTCTGTCAGCTGCAGGTGGAATCAAGGTAGACCACCCCAATCTGAGCAATG ATGTGGTAGTTGTTGTAGCTGTGGTGATACTGGTTGGTCTGTTTAGCCTGCAACATTATGGTACTGATAAAGTGGGCTGGCTATTTGCACCAATTGTATTGCTTTGGTTTCTATTGATTGGAGGCATTGGCATCTACAACATATGCAAACATGACAGTAGCGTTCTCCAGGCATTTTCACCTGTCTATGTTTATCGTTATCTGAGGAAGGGTGGCAAAGATCATTGGACATCATTAGGGGGCATCATGCTCAGTATAACTG GGACGGAAGCGCTGTTTGCGGATTTGGGTCATTATCCTGTACTGGCTGTACAAATCGCGTTTACTGTAGTCGTATTTCCGTGCCTTCTTTTGGCATATTCTGGGCAAGCGGCTTACCTTGTCAACCATCAAGGCCATGTAGCTGATGCATTCTACCGCTCGATACCAG ATACCATCTACTGGCCTGTATTCGTCGTAGCCACTCTGGCGGCAATTGTGGCTAGTCAAGCTACCATATCGGCGACATTTTCAATTATAAAACAAGCGGATGTTCTCGGCTGCTTTCCAAGAGTGAAAGTAGTACACACTTCAAAGAATTTTCTGGGGCAGATCTACATTCCTGATATTAACTGGATTCTTATGGTTCTATGCATTGCTGTAACTGCTGGATTCAGAAACCAAAGTCAAATTGGAAATGCTTATG GCACAGCTGTAGTGATAGTCATGTTGGCAACCACGTTCCTTATGGTTCTAATCACTTTGTTGGTATGGAAGTGGCACTGGATCCTTGTTCTCATCTTCACTTCCTTGTCCTTGGTGGTGGAATTGACCTACTTCTCGGCCGTTCTCTTCAAAGTTGACCAAGGTGGGTGGGTCCCTCTAGCCATTGCCGCCGTTTTTCTCATCGTCATGGTTGTATGGCATTATGGCACCGTAAAACGCTACGAGTTTGAAATGCATAGCAAGGTATCAATGGCGTGGATTCTTGGGCTCGGCCCGAGTTTAGGGCTCGTTAGGGTTCCCGGGATCGGACTAGTCTATACAGAGCTAGCCAGCGGCGTGCCGAGCATTTTCTCACATTTCATCACGAACCTGCCTGCTATTCATTCTGTGGTCATTTTCGTATGTGTTAAATACCTCCCCGTGTACACCGTCCCCGAGGATGAGAGATTCCTCGTAAAGCGTATTGGGCCTAAGGACTTCCATATGTTTCGGTGTGTGGCGAGGTACGGCTACAAGGATCTCCATAAGAAAGATGACGACTTTGAGAAAAAACTATTTCACAATCTTTTCATGTTTGTGAGACTAGAATCCATGATGGAAGGATGTACAGACTCCGAGGAATACAGTCTAGGTCAGCAAACAGCACAGTCAAGAGACATGCTTCTGGAAAGCAGAAACGCATATTCTGTCAGCTCGACACTTGATTCAGTAGATTCTATCGTGCCTGCGAATACTCCGTTGGGGCAAGCAAGCTTATTGTACAGGCACTCGGGGCAAACAAGCGGGCAGGCGGAGATTGATGAGCTGGAGTTTCTAAATACTTGTAAGGAAGCTGGGGTGGTGCACATACTGGGGAACACAGTAGTGAGAGCAAGAACAGGTTCAAAGTTGTACAAGAAGCTTGCTGTAGATTATGTATATGCGTTCCTTAGGAAGATTTGTAGGGAACATAGTGTCATCTTTAATGTTCCTCATGAGA